TCGCGGCGCTTGAGGCGGGCGCAATGAACGTCATGGCTTCCTACTCGAGTTGGGGCGGACTCCCCATGCACGCACAGAAATACCTTCTCACCGATGTCCTGAAGGGTGAACTCGGGTTCAACGGCTTTATCGTCTCGGATTGGGCGGGTATCGATGTTATCGGGACCTACGACACGGCCGTGGTTACCAGCATCAATGCCGGCATCGATATGAATATGGTCCCCTACGACGCCCGCAAATTCATTGCTTCAGCGACGCGCGCGGTCGAAAGCGGCGACATCCCGATGGAAAGAATCGATGATGCCGTGCGGCGGATCCTGCGCGTGAAGTTCGAAATGGGATTGTTTGAGAACCCATTCAGCGATCCGTCGTTACTGGAAACCGTCGGTTCCGATGAGCACCGCGCCGTCGCACGGCAGGCCGTTCAGGAGTCGCTGGTCCTGCTCAAGAATGAAGGGGCAACACTCCCCTTGTCTAAGGATGTCGCGACAGTTCTGGTGGGCGGCCCGGGGGCCGACGATATCGGCAGACAATCCGGCGGCTGGACTATCGAGTGGCAGGGCGCTACGGGTAATATCACCCCCGGAACGACCATCCTCGACGCGATCCAGTCGATGGTATCCCCCAACACCGTCATCGAATACAGTCCTTCCGGCCGCTTTGACGAACGGGCCGAAAAAGCCGACCTCGGCATCTTCGTATTCAGCGAAGCACCTTACGCGGAGTACGAAGGGGACAATGCCGAACTTGCGCTTTCCCGCGGTGAAATCGTAGCCTTCGACCGTCTGCGCGAGAACAGCGAAAAGGTGGTCGTCATCCTGATTTCGGGCCGGCCAATGATCATCTCGGAGCAGTTGGCCGCTGCAGACGCATTCGTCGCCGCCTGGCTGCCCGGAACTGAGGGACAGGGTATCGCGGATGTGCTGTTCGGGGATGCGCCATTTACCGGCCGTCTGCCGTTTACGTGGCCGCGCAGCATTGATCAGCTTCCGTTTGATTTCGGCGCTATACCAGCCGATGGGTGCGAAGCTCCCCTGTTCCCGTTTGATTACGGCTTAAGCTATGAAAACGATACGTCAGCATGGCTGGACCTCGCTGCGGAGTGTACGGTGGCAGTCGCCGGAGAAGGTGAAGTTATGCCGGTAGTCACCATCCCTGAAGGGTTCCTCGCGCCAGAAGGGGTTGCTGGTCAAACATACTACGCACCGTTTCCTCACAGTATTACGGTAGACGGTGATTTTGCCGATTGGGTGGGTGTGCCGCGGGTAACCCTCAGCACTGCCGGATCCAGCGCATCGGTTACCTTTGCCGCTGCCGCCGACGAGAACTTCCTGTATCTGGTCGGCGCAATAGCTGACGATAATATCGTCAGCGGCCAGCATGGTACTGACTACTGGAACGAAGATTCGGTCGAGTTCTACCTGAACGGCACGGGCGATCTGGATCTGACATCGTATCAGGACGGTGTGTTCCAGATTACTGTTCCGGCGCTCAATATCGATCTCGCCCCGGACGAGGCGGTGATTGCCGGCGTGCGCGGGACGACCGCTGAGGCAAAAGTGGTGACCGTCCGCACAGATTCGGGATACGCCGTGGAAATTGCCGTGCCGTTCAAGAGCGGCGTCTGGGACATCACACCGGAAAATGGCGGGGCTCTGGGCTTCCAGGTACATCTCAATGGCGCGGCGGAAACCAACCGCAACACGAAGCTGATCTGGTCGACTTATGATCGCGGCGATCAGTCGTACATCAATCCGAGCCTGTTCGGCGAACTGATTTTCTTTACGCCGCCGCAATAAGGTTCGTCAGCGTATCCGCACCCCGGCGTGCCCTTTATTAAGCAGCGAAGAGACCTCCCGTTGGGGAGGTCTCTTCGCTGGCTTTGGTCATCTCAGCCTTAAACCACGGCAAAGCTATTCGCTGCCTTCAAGTGTTGGGCTGGCCGCAGGAAGCACCTCTGTCCGCGTCGGTGGATACGTCGGAACAGCCGTATTTGTCGCGGGTGGAGTCGGCGTAAAGGGTTCCGTCGGCGCCTGTGTCGGGAGTGGTGTCGACGTGTCGCTGGCTGCCGTCGGCGTTGCCGTCTGATACAGGTCGGGGACATACGATGGCGTCGGGGTCAGGGTCACCATTAACGTTGGCGTCGAATAGGGAGTCGCCTGTGGAATTGGTGTTCCCGGTACAGGCAGTGGGTTCGCGTTTTCTTTGCGCACTTCGGTAATTTCCTGCCACGAGTCGACGTTTTGTTTTGTGCCGACCTTATTCTTGAGTCGCTGACGGAATGGCAGGACGTAGGTCGGACTTTGGTCGTTGCGCCAGTAGAACCGGGCCTTGTCGTCGTAGAAATACAGACCGACGGTATCCCGGCCATCGCCATCCCAATCGCCGGAAACCGCGAGCCCATATCCTGTGTACGGATCGCCGAAATCCTGTACAAACGGGAAGTCCGCTATACCTTCTGAAGGCGCAACGTTACCCCAGGTGAAGGTGTTTCCGCGCCTGACGGCAATCGAGTCAAGGCCGTCGATATCGAAGTCCCCCGCAATGAACTGGTATTTGCCGGGACCGGGAAGCTCCACGTTCAGCCAGTGTTCCAGAATCCCACCTGGTGGGTTAATCGCGCCAAGTTCACAGGTATAGAACAGCGGGAATCCGTCGTCCGGGGAGTCGAATTCCTTGTCAATGACGCCGATACAGTCATTGGCTGCGCCTGCGCTGAAGCGGCCCGCAACGACGGTATGCGCGCCAAAGGGTCCGATCCAGACGTTTGACCAGGTGGCAGCCGGGCCAATATCGTTGGTGTACCAGAAGAAGCCATTCTTGAAGAGACCCGGTGTTCTCTGTGTATCCGCATTCCAGTCCCCCATCACGAACTTGCCTTTCACAGGGGCATTGGAAAGATAGGTGGTATACGCAGTATTCACGGGCTTGTCGCCCAGGACGTCGATCAGGCTGAACTTGTTGTCTATCTTTCCGTAGACAGCAATGGTGTCATACCCTGACACCGGGGTTGGGGTCTTGGTCGGCGTCGCTGTCTTGGTTGGTGTGGAGCTGGGGACAGGGGTCGCGGGTACGCTCCTGAGCCCCGCGTCGATATTTGATACGCTGATGACGTTGCTCGCGAAAGTTAGACTGGCTGTGAAGCCAAAATTCGACGAAATTACGCTGTCGATGATGTCGCTGTCAGCATTGTCGTCGGCCCCTTGATTATCCGGCGAAAAGAGTGAACCGGCTGGCTTTAGCACTCTCACGCGGTACGTGCCACCAGGTGTTGGCGCCCTTACCGTGTAAATCCCGTTGGCATCCGTGGTGTCAGAATCAAGCAGCGTAACCTTATCTGCCGTCCACAGTTGAACGACAATGCCGGTCAAACCGGGTTCCCCGGCATCCTGTATGCCGTCACTGTCCAGGTCGTTCCAAACCTTGTTACCAATGTTGACGGGAGTCGGCGTTCGCGTCGGCGTCGCCGTGCGGAACTTGATGATCCCGGCGTCGATGGTTGTAATACTGATAACGTTGGAAGCGATGCTGATCAGGTCTGTGAAGCCGATATTGGTACTGGGATTAATGTCGCTGTCCAGCAGATCATCTCCGCCGGCTTGGTTCTTTGGCGAGAATGCATCGTTGAAGTTAGGAAGGACGACGCGAACGTAGTAGTTCCCCGGTGTGGGCGCAATCAGCGTGTAAAAGCCTGACGCGTTAGTAGATGCCTGATTAAGCATTTGACTCTTGGCGCTGTTCCACAATTGCACTACTACACCGGTCATTCCGGGTTCACCAGCGTCCTGGCGGCCGTCCTGATCGAGATCGTCCCAGACAAAATTGCCGATGTTGACGGGGGTCGGAGTACGGGTCGGTGTCGCCGTACGGAACTTGATGATCCCGGCGTCAATGCTCGTAATACTGATAACGTTGGAAGCGATAGAGATCAGGTCGGTGAAGCCAATATTGGTGCTGGGATTGATATCGCTGTCCAGCAAGTCATCTCCGCTGGCCTGGTTCTTTGGCGAGAAAGCATCGTTAACGTTGGGAAGCACGACACGGACGTAGTAATTCCCCGGCGTCGGAGCGATAACGGCGTAGATGCCTGAGCCGTCTGTGATGTCTGAATCAATAATGTTGGACTTGCCGCTATTCCACAGCTGTACGGTAACGCCGGGCATCCCGGGTTCGCCGGCATCCTGTCTGCCGTCCTGATCGAGGTCATCCCATACTTTATTTCCGATATTGATCGGCGTCGGCGTGCGAGTCGCGGTCGGGAGAACGAACGTAAAAACAAAAGTGATGCGGGGGTCAATATTCTCGCCCGCTGCGGGTGTACTCCTGTCAGTGCCGTTTTCCTGATCCAGGGGTCGGTAATTCGGGTCCACAGCCGCGCTGACGGTCATGGTCACGGCATCGATCGAGAGGAGCAGTCCGATCCCAAACAGGACCGCCAGCAGCGACATGAACAGCCGTGGAGATAGTAATCGCCGATGGGATGCCATTGCGTACCCTCTATACTGCCCGCATTGAGCGAGAAGACTATGATGTGTGGACGATGCCTGATTATCGAACAGGTTAAGGCCATTTGCGTATTCGCGCAACTACCGCGGGAAATCGGTGGGCATCGGAGCAAATAAAAGACCGGAGCAGTCCTCTGCCCCGGTCTTTTATTGGTACGGCTCAACAGCTTATTCGAGCGTCCATTCGTGGATATAGGCGGTGTAACCGTAGAACACCCAGGCCGGGCCGGGATTGAAATTGCCAATACGCTTATTGGCGACCTGGAAGATGTTCGGCACATAGGTGAAGTTATAGGCTACGTCTTCATGCGTGATCTGCTGAATCTGGTAGTAGATTTCAGCGCGGCCCGCCGGGTCGCAGCCCGGGAGCGTGCGAGCCTGTTCGACCAATGCATCGATCTCGGGATTCACATACGAGGCGAGGTTATTGCATGCGCCGACGATGTCTTCCGCGCTCAGGATCAGCGACATGAAATCATTCGGATCCGGCGTCTGTGTGCCGCCGCTGTTGCTCATCGGCGTCGCGTCATAGGCCTGACCGAGGTAAATCTGGTCAATATAGTTGGCCCATTCGATCAGTTCGACGGCAACGTCGAACCCGATCTGGTTGAGCTGATCCTGCGCGATCAGTGCGCTGGTCTCAAAATGCTGGAGGATGTTGCTGTAGGAGATGGTGAACGCCAGACGGACGCCGTCCTTCTCGCGCACGCCGTCGCCGTCGCCATCGACCCAGCCTGCCTCTTCGAGAACGGCCTTGGCGCCTTCGGGATCAAAAGCAAAACGAGAAATCGAGTTGTCGTATGCCCAGGTCAGCGGGGGAGCGACGGGACCAACTAGCGGCGTGCCGCCTTCTGCTCCGCCGAGGGTCGCCAGCACGTCTTCGATGTTGAAGCCCATCACGACGGCCTTACGGACGGCGGGATCGCTGAAAATCGGGTGCGGCGTCTGCTCGACCAGGTTGCCGCTCTCGTCATACGCCGACTGCGGATTGGTCGGATCGGCCCAGTTCAGCGACAGGAAGTTCACAGAGAGCGCCGAGAACGCCTCGTACTGCAGGTTGCTCTTGTCCGCAATCTGCTGGAACAGGTCACCTTGGAAGTAGGTGTAGTCCAACTCGCCTGACTGAATACCCTGAACTGCGACCGCCTGATCGCCGACGACGCGGTTTACCAGG
Above is a window of Candidatus Flexicrinis proximus DNA encoding:
- a CDS encoding glycoside hydrolase family 3 C-terminal domain-containing protein is translated as MKFRQRVTALFSLIFLIGLLVPAAAQTEPYRDPSLPVEARVDDLLARMTLEEKIGQMTLIEKGSLPTDDVAALFLGGVLSGGGGYPTGNNTPAGWAEMVDGYQQSALSTRLAIPMIYGVDAVHGHNNLRGAVIFPHQIGLGASRNPDIVRQVAEVTAREMIATGIYWNYAPVLAPVQDIRWGRTYEGYSENTSIVTELGVAYIEGLQGGGLGTPGSVLATAKHYIGDGATTWGTSPFGPNNNDRGVTEMSEDELRTVLLPPYIAALEAGAMNVMASYSSWGGLPMHAQKYLLTDVLKGELGFNGFIVSDWAGIDVIGTYDTAVVTSINAGIDMNMVPYDARKFIASATRAVESGDIPMERIDDAVRRILRVKFEMGLFENPFSDPSLLETVGSDEHRAVARQAVQESLVLLKNEGATLPLSKDVATVLVGGPGADDIGRQSGGWTIEWQGATGNITPGTTILDAIQSMVSPNTVIEYSPSGRFDERAEKADLGIFVFSEAPYAEYEGDNAELALSRGEIVAFDRLRENSEKVVVILISGRPMIISEQLAAADAFVAAWLPGTEGQGIADVLFGDAPFTGRLPFTWPRSIDQLPFDFGAIPADGCEAPLFPFDYGLSYENDTSAWLDLAAECTVAVAGEGEVMPVVTIPEGFLAPEGVAGQTYYAPFPHSITVDGDFADWVGVPRVTLSTAGSSASVTFAAAADENFLYLVGAIADDNIVSGQHGTDYWNEDSVEFYLNGTGDLDLTSYQDGVFQITVPALNIDLAPDEAVIAGVRGTTAEAKVVTVRTDSGYAVEIAVPFKSGVWDITPENGGALGFQVHLNGAAETNRNTKLIWSTYDRGDQSYINPSLFGELIFFTPPQ